Proteins from a single region of Serinus canaria isolate serCan28SL12 chromosome 28, serCan2020, whole genome shotgun sequence:
- the MIER2 gene encoding mesoderm induction early response protein 2 isoform X1 has translation MAEASVGRQSPRVVPYPARGLCPGEPALQSAAVVSMGSADHRLNLAEILSQNYGVREEREEDDTQEKQKSLEELEKSFSASQSSEMPFEELLALYGYEASDPISEQDSESNDITPNLPDMTLDKEQIAKDLLSGEEEEETQSSADDLTPSVTSHDASDLFPNQPGSNNFLADEDKEPCSSPCASSMAEDSEVDSIPSNECKKEIMVGPQYQATVPILRLNRHRQKVLFLLAYENEDQLLWDPNILPEREVEEFLYRAVKRQWDELSSSSLPEGEVVKDNEQALYELVKCNFNAEEALRRLRFNVKVIRDELCAWSEEECRNFEHGFRVHGKNFHLIQANKVRTRSVGECVEYYYMWKKSERYDYFTQQTRLGRKKYVLHPGATCVEYSHTKISNINLPVKIPAAKHLRLTDCAFFSRRDFTDNDLDGVEVENTSRSRSSPPIPSAAGCLDAHFGQDQIAIESTEPLSVESTACSLGSISESGQGYECSTPSETNCSFDPSEETPSGAVPVPCPRHSVTPSEPELFAVPPAAPGLAEKQETLQNSGETITMDFTLPADINEGLPLIAGPVDLDRDPEAVVAPAQVSLSVTDFGLIGIGDVNTFLTAHQACPAPVARSEPLSQ, from the exons ATGGCGGAG GCCTCTGTTGGCCGGCAGAGCCCCAGGGTGGTTCCATACCCAGCCCGTGGCCTATGTCCAGGAGAGCCCGCACTTCAGAGCGCTGCAG TTGTGTCAATGGGCTCAGCTGATCATCGACTGAACCTGGCAGAGATCCTTTCCCAGAACTATGGTGTgagggaagaaagggaggaagatgATactcaggagaagcagaaatctttagaagagctggagaagagTTTCAGTGCCTCTCAG agcagtgaaatgCCATTTGAGGAGCTGCTCGCACTGTATGGCTATGAGGCATCAGATCCCATCTCGGAGCAGGACAGTGAGAGCAATGACATCACTCCCAACCTCCCTGACATGACTCTGGATAAG GAACAAATAGCGAAGGATTTGCTTTcaggggaagaagaggaggagacaCAATCTTCAGCTGACGATCTGACTCCATCCGTCACGTCCCACGATGCATCGGACTTATtcccaaaccagcctggct CAAACAACTTCCTTGCTGATGAAGACAAAGAGCCATGTTCATCACCATGTGCTTCCTCCATGGCTGAGGACTCAGAGGTGGATTCCATCCCATCCAATGAGTGTAAGAAG GAGATCATGGTTGGACCTCAGTACCAGGCCACTGTTCCCATCCTCCGTTTAAACAGGCACAGGCAAAAAG tgctttttctgtTAGCCTATGAGAATGAAGATCAGCTGCTTTGGGACCCAAACATCCTCCCTGAGAGGGAGGTGGAAGAGTTCCTGTACCGCGCCGTGAAGCGCCAGTGGGACGAGctgtccagcagcagcctgccagAGGGAGAGGTGGTCAAAGACAACGAGCAG GCCTTGTATGAGCTGGTGAAATGCAACTTCAATGCAGAAGAGGCACTGCGGAGGTTACGGTTCAACGTGAAGGTTATCAGAG ATGAGCTTTGTGCCTGGAGCGAGGAAGAATGTAGAAATTTTGAACACGGCTTTAGGGTCCATGGGAAAAACTTTCACCTTATCCAAGCCAACAAG GTCCGCACGCGGTCGGTGGGCGAGTGCGTGGAGTATTATTACATGTGGAAAAAATCAGAGCGTTATGACTACTTCACTCAGCAGACTCGTCTAGGAAGGAAGAAGTACGTCCTCCACCCTGGAGCCACGTGCGTGGAATATTCTCACACTAAAATTAGTAATATTAACCTCCCAGTGAAGATTCCTGCTGCAAAGCACCTCCGCTTAACAGACTGCGCTTTCTTCTCCAGAAG GGATTTCACTGACAATGACCTGGATGGGGTTGAAGTGGAAAACACGAGTCGTTCTCGGAGCTCCCCACcaattccctctgcagctggctgCCTGGATGCTCACTTTGGGCAAGATCAGATAGCAATTGAGAGCACAG AGCCCCTGAGTGTggagagcacagcctgcagccttGGCAGCATCAGCGAGTCAGGGCAGGGCTATGAGTGCAGCACCCCCTCGGAGACAAACTGCTCCTTTGACCCCTCGGAGGAGACGCCCTCGGGcgctgtccctgtgccctgcccacgCCACTCTGTCACCCCCTCTGAGCCCGAGCTCTTTGCTGTGCCACCCGCGGCACCAGGACTGGCAGAGAAGCAGGAAACGTTGCAGAACTCTGGTGAGACAATAACCATGGACTTCACTCTCCCTGCAGACATTAATGAGGGGTTGCCTTTAATTGCTGGCCCTGTGGATTTGGACAGAGACCCTGAGGCAGTGGTGGCCCCTGCTCAAGTGTCCTTATCGGTCACAGATTTCGGTCTCATCGGCATCGGAGATGTAAATACTTTCCTGACTGCTCATCAGGCTTGCCCAGCACCTGTGGCTCGGTCAGAGCCTCTGTCACAGTGA
- the MIER2 gene encoding mesoderm induction early response protein 2 isoform X4 has protein sequence MGSADHRLNLAEILSQNYGVREEREEDDTQEKQKSLEELEKSFSASQSSEMPFEELLALYGYEASDPISEQDSESNDITPNLPDMTLDKEQIAKDLLSGEEEEETQSSADDLTPSVTSHDASDLFPNQPGSNNFLADEDKEPCSSPCASSMAEDSEVDSIPSNECKKEIMVGPQYQATVPILRLNRHRQKAYENEDQLLWDPNILPEREVEEFLYRAVKRQWDELSSSSLPEGEVVKDNEQALYELVKCNFNAEEALRRLRFNVKVIRDELCAWSEEECRNFEHGFRVHGKNFHLIQANKVRTRSVGECVEYYYMWKKSERYDYFTQQTRLGRKKYVLHPGATDFTDNDLDGVEVENTSRSRSSPPIPSAAGCLDAHFGQDQIAIESTEPLSVESTACSLGSISESGQGYECSTPSETNCSFDPSEETPSGAVPVPCPRHSVTPSEPELFAVPPAAPGLAEKQETLQNSGETITMDFTLPADINEGLPLIAGPVDLDRDPEAVVAPAQVSLSVTDFGLIGIGDVNTFLTAHQACPAPVARSEPLSQ, from the exons ATGGGCTCAGCTGATCATCGACTGAACCTGGCAGAGATCCTTTCCCAGAACTATGGTGTgagggaagaaagggaggaagatgATactcaggagaagcagaaatctttagaagagctggagaagagTTTCAGTGCCTCTCAG agcagtgaaatgCCATTTGAGGAGCTGCTCGCACTGTATGGCTATGAGGCATCAGATCCCATCTCGGAGCAGGACAGTGAGAGCAATGACATCACTCCCAACCTCCCTGACATGACTCTGGATAAG GAACAAATAGCGAAGGATTTGCTTTcaggggaagaagaggaggagacaCAATCTTCAGCTGACGATCTGACTCCATCCGTCACGTCCCACGATGCATCGGACTTATtcccaaaccagcctggct CAAACAACTTCCTTGCTGATGAAGACAAAGAGCCATGTTCATCACCATGTGCTTCCTCCATGGCTGAGGACTCAGAGGTGGATTCCATCCCATCCAATGAGTGTAAGAAG GAGATCATGGTTGGACCTCAGTACCAGGCCACTGTTCCCATCCTCCGTTTAAACAGGCACAGGCAAAAAG CCTATGAGAATGAAGATCAGCTGCTTTGGGACCCAAACATCCTCCCTGAGAGGGAGGTGGAAGAGTTCCTGTACCGCGCCGTGAAGCGCCAGTGGGACGAGctgtccagcagcagcctgccagAGGGAGAGGTGGTCAAAGACAACGAGCAG GCCTTGTATGAGCTGGTGAAATGCAACTTCAATGCAGAAGAGGCACTGCGGAGGTTACGGTTCAACGTGAAGGTTATCAGAG ATGAGCTTTGTGCCTGGAGCGAGGAAGAATGTAGAAATTTTGAACACGGCTTTAGGGTCCATGGGAAAAACTTTCACCTTATCCAAGCCAACAAG GTCCGCACGCGGTCGGTGGGCGAGTGCGTGGAGTATTATTACATGTGGAAAAAATCAGAGCGTTATGACTACTTCACTCAGCAGACTCGTCTAGGAAGGAAGAAGTACGTCCTCCACCCTGGAGCCAC GGATTTCACTGACAATGACCTGGATGGGGTTGAAGTGGAAAACACGAGTCGTTCTCGGAGCTCCCCACcaattccctctgcagctggctgCCTGGATGCTCACTTTGGGCAAGATCAGATAGCAATTGAGAGCACAG AGCCCCTGAGTGTggagagcacagcctgcagccttGGCAGCATCAGCGAGTCAGGGCAGGGCTATGAGTGCAGCACCCCCTCGGAGACAAACTGCTCCTTTGACCCCTCGGAGGAGACGCCCTCGGGcgctgtccctgtgccctgcccacgCCACTCTGTCACCCCCTCTGAGCCCGAGCTCTTTGCTGTGCCACCCGCGGCACCAGGACTGGCAGAGAAGCAGGAAACGTTGCAGAACTCTGGTGAGACAATAACCATGGACTTCACTCTCCCTGCAGACATTAATGAGGGGTTGCCTTTAATTGCTGGCCCTGTGGATTTGGACAGAGACCCTGAGGCAGTGGTGGCCCCTGCTCAAGTGTCCTTATCGGTCACAGATTTCGGTCTCATCGGCATCGGAGATGTAAATACTTTCCTGACTGCTCATCAGGCTTGCCCAGCACCTGTGGCTCGGTCAGAGCCTCTGTCACAGTGA
- the MIER2 gene encoding mesoderm induction early response protein 2 isoform X5, which produces MGSADHRLNLAEILSQNYGVREEREEDDTQEKQKSLEELEKSFSASQSSEMPFEELLALYGYEASDPISEQDSESNDITPNLPDMTLDKEQIAKDLLSGEEEEETQSSADDLTPSVTSHDASDLFPNQPGSNNFLADEDKEPCSSPCASSMAEDSEVDSIPSNECKKEIMVGPQYQATVPILRLNRHRQKVLFLLAYENEDQLLWDPNILPEREVEEFLYRAVKRQWDELSSSSLPEGEVVKDNEQALYELVKCNFNAEEALRRLRFNVKVIRDELCAWSEEECRNFEHGFRVHGKNFHLIQANKVRTRSVGECVEYYYMWKKSERYDYFTQQTRLGRKKDFTDNDLDGVEVENTSRSRSSPPIPSAAGCLDAHFGQDQIAIESTEPLSVESTACSLGSISESGQGYECSTPSETNCSFDPSEETPSGAVPVPCPRHSVTPSEPELFAVPPAAPGLAEKQETLQNSGETITMDFTLPADINEGLPLIAGPVDLDRDPEAVVAPAQVSLSVTDFGLIGIGDVNTFLTAHQACPAPVARSEPLSQ; this is translated from the exons ATGGGCTCAGCTGATCATCGACTGAACCTGGCAGAGATCCTTTCCCAGAACTATGGTGTgagggaagaaagggaggaagatgATactcaggagaagcagaaatctttagaagagctggagaagagTTTCAGTGCCTCTCAG agcagtgaaatgCCATTTGAGGAGCTGCTCGCACTGTATGGCTATGAGGCATCAGATCCCATCTCGGAGCAGGACAGTGAGAGCAATGACATCACTCCCAACCTCCCTGACATGACTCTGGATAAG GAACAAATAGCGAAGGATTTGCTTTcaggggaagaagaggaggagacaCAATCTTCAGCTGACGATCTGACTCCATCCGTCACGTCCCACGATGCATCGGACTTATtcccaaaccagcctggct CAAACAACTTCCTTGCTGATGAAGACAAAGAGCCATGTTCATCACCATGTGCTTCCTCCATGGCTGAGGACTCAGAGGTGGATTCCATCCCATCCAATGAGTGTAAGAAG GAGATCATGGTTGGACCTCAGTACCAGGCCACTGTTCCCATCCTCCGTTTAAACAGGCACAGGCAAAAAG tgctttttctgtTAGCCTATGAGAATGAAGATCAGCTGCTTTGGGACCCAAACATCCTCCCTGAGAGGGAGGTGGAAGAGTTCCTGTACCGCGCCGTGAAGCGCCAGTGGGACGAGctgtccagcagcagcctgccagAGGGAGAGGTGGTCAAAGACAACGAGCAG GCCTTGTATGAGCTGGTGAAATGCAACTTCAATGCAGAAGAGGCACTGCGGAGGTTACGGTTCAACGTGAAGGTTATCAGAG ATGAGCTTTGTGCCTGGAGCGAGGAAGAATGTAGAAATTTTGAACACGGCTTTAGGGTCCATGGGAAAAACTTTCACCTTATCCAAGCCAACAAG GTCCGCACGCGGTCGGTGGGCGAGTGCGTGGAGTATTATTACATGTGGAAAAAATCAGAGCGTTATGACTACTTCACTCAGCAGACTCGTCTAGGAAGGAAGAA GGATTTCACTGACAATGACCTGGATGGGGTTGAAGTGGAAAACACGAGTCGTTCTCGGAGCTCCCCACcaattccctctgcagctggctgCCTGGATGCTCACTTTGGGCAAGATCAGATAGCAATTGAGAGCACAG AGCCCCTGAGTGTggagagcacagcctgcagccttGGCAGCATCAGCGAGTCAGGGCAGGGCTATGAGTGCAGCACCCCCTCGGAGACAAACTGCTCCTTTGACCCCTCGGAGGAGACGCCCTCGGGcgctgtccctgtgccctgcccacgCCACTCTGTCACCCCCTCTGAGCCCGAGCTCTTTGCTGTGCCACCCGCGGCACCAGGACTGGCAGAGAAGCAGGAAACGTTGCAGAACTCTGGTGAGACAATAACCATGGACTTCACTCTCCCTGCAGACATTAATGAGGGGTTGCCTTTAATTGCTGGCCCTGTGGATTTGGACAGAGACCCTGAGGCAGTGGTGGCCCCTGCTCAAGTGTCCTTATCGGTCACAGATTTCGGTCTCATCGGCATCGGAGATGTAAATACTTTCCTGACTGCTCATCAGGCTTGCCCAGCACCTGTGGCTCGGTCAGAGCCTCTGTCACAGTGA
- the MIER2 gene encoding mesoderm induction early response protein 2 isoform X2, translating into MGSADHRLNLAEILSQNYGVREEREEDDTQEKQKSLEELEKSFSASQSSEMPFEELLALYGYEASDPISEQDSESNDITPNLPDMTLDKEQIAKDLLSGEEEEETQSSADDLTPSVTSHDASDLFPNQPGSNNFLADEDKEPCSSPCASSMAEDSEVDSIPSNECKKEIMVGPQYQATVPILRLNRHRQKVLFLLAYENEDQLLWDPNILPEREVEEFLYRAVKRQWDELSSSSLPEGEVVKDNEQALYELVKCNFNAEEALRRLRFNVKVIRGEDPPPYWSSSWHMKLLLDSAHLPQLFLSATDELCAWSEEECRNFEHGFRVHGKNFHLIQANKVRTRSVGECVEYYYMWKKSERYDYFTQQTRLGRKKYVLHPGATDFTDNDLDGVEVENTSRSRSSPPIPSAAGCLDAHFGQDQIAIESTEPLSVESTACSLGSISESGQGYECSTPSETNCSFDPSEETPSGAVPVPCPRHSVTPSEPELFAVPPAAPGLAEKQETLQNSGETITMDFTLPADINEGLPLIAGPVDLDRDPEAVVAPAQVSLSVTDFGLIGIGDVNTFLTAHQACPAPVARSEPLSQ; encoded by the exons ATGGGCTCAGCTGATCATCGACTGAACCTGGCAGAGATCCTTTCCCAGAACTATGGTGTgagggaagaaagggaggaagatgATactcaggagaagcagaaatctttagaagagctggagaagagTTTCAGTGCCTCTCAG agcagtgaaatgCCATTTGAGGAGCTGCTCGCACTGTATGGCTATGAGGCATCAGATCCCATCTCGGAGCAGGACAGTGAGAGCAATGACATCACTCCCAACCTCCCTGACATGACTCTGGATAAG GAACAAATAGCGAAGGATTTGCTTTcaggggaagaagaggaggagacaCAATCTTCAGCTGACGATCTGACTCCATCCGTCACGTCCCACGATGCATCGGACTTATtcccaaaccagcctggct CAAACAACTTCCTTGCTGATGAAGACAAAGAGCCATGTTCATCACCATGTGCTTCCTCCATGGCTGAGGACTCAGAGGTGGATTCCATCCCATCCAATGAGTGTAAGAAG GAGATCATGGTTGGACCTCAGTACCAGGCCACTGTTCCCATCCTCCGTTTAAACAGGCACAGGCAAAAAG tgctttttctgtTAGCCTATGAGAATGAAGATCAGCTGCTTTGGGACCCAAACATCCTCCCTGAGAGGGAGGTGGAAGAGTTCCTGTACCGCGCCGTGAAGCGCCAGTGGGACGAGctgtccagcagcagcctgccagAGGGAGAGGTGGTCAAAGACAACGAGCAG GCCTTGTATGAGCTGGTGAAATGCAACTTCAATGCAGAAGAGGCACTGCGGAGGTTACGGTTCAACGTGAAGGTTATCAGAGGTGAGGACCCCCCCCCTTACTGGAGTTCATCGTGGCACATGAAACTCCTTCTAGATTCTGCACATCTCCCCCAACTCTTTCTTTCTGCTACAGATGAGCTTTGTGCCTGGAGCGAGGAAGAATGTAGAAATTTTGAACACGGCTTTAGGGTCCATGGGAAAAACTTTCACCTTATCCAAGCCAACAAG GTCCGCACGCGGTCGGTGGGCGAGTGCGTGGAGTATTATTACATGTGGAAAAAATCAGAGCGTTATGACTACTTCACTCAGCAGACTCGTCTAGGAAGGAAGAAGTACGTCCTCCACCCTGGAGCCAC GGATTTCACTGACAATGACCTGGATGGGGTTGAAGTGGAAAACACGAGTCGTTCTCGGAGCTCCCCACcaattccctctgcagctggctgCCTGGATGCTCACTTTGGGCAAGATCAGATAGCAATTGAGAGCACAG AGCCCCTGAGTGTggagagcacagcctgcagccttGGCAGCATCAGCGAGTCAGGGCAGGGCTATGAGTGCAGCACCCCCTCGGAGACAAACTGCTCCTTTGACCCCTCGGAGGAGACGCCCTCGGGcgctgtccctgtgccctgcccacgCCACTCTGTCACCCCCTCTGAGCCCGAGCTCTTTGCTGTGCCACCCGCGGCACCAGGACTGGCAGAGAAGCAGGAAACGTTGCAGAACTCTGGTGAGACAATAACCATGGACTTCACTCTCCCTGCAGACATTAATGAGGGGTTGCCTTTAATTGCTGGCCCTGTGGATTTGGACAGAGACCCTGAGGCAGTGGTGGCCCCTGCTCAAGTGTCCTTATCGGTCACAGATTTCGGTCTCATCGGCATCGGAGATGTAAATACTTTCCTGACTGCTCATCAGGCTTGCCCAGCACCTGTGGCTCGGTCAGAGCCTCTGTCACAGTGA
- the MIER2 gene encoding mesoderm induction early response protein 2 isoform X3 — protein MGSADHRLNLAEILSQNYGVREEREEDDTQEKQKSLEELEKSFSASQSSEMPFEELLALYGYEASDPISEQDSESNDITPNLPDMTLDKEQIAKDLLSGEEEEETQSSADDLTPSVTSHDASDLFPNQPGSNNFLADEDKEPCSSPCASSMAEDSEVDSIPSNECKKEIMVGPQYQATVPILRLNRHRQKAYENEDQLLWDPNILPEREVEEFLYRAVKRQWDELSSSSLPEGEVVKDNEQALYELVKCNFNAEEALRRLRFNVKVIRDELCAWSEEECRNFEHGFRVHGKNFHLIQANKVRTRSVGECVEYYYMWKKSERYDYFTQQTRLGRKKYVLHPGATCVEYSHTKISNINLPVKIPAAKHLRLTDCAFFSRRDFTDNDLDGVEVENTSRSRSSPPIPSAAGCLDAHFGQDQIAIESTEPLSVESTACSLGSISESGQGYECSTPSETNCSFDPSEETPSGAVPVPCPRHSVTPSEPELFAVPPAAPGLAEKQETLQNSGETITMDFTLPADINEGLPLIAGPVDLDRDPEAVVAPAQVSLSVTDFGLIGIGDVNTFLTAHQACPAPVARSEPLSQ, from the exons ATGGGCTCAGCTGATCATCGACTGAACCTGGCAGAGATCCTTTCCCAGAACTATGGTGTgagggaagaaagggaggaagatgATactcaggagaagcagaaatctttagaagagctggagaagagTTTCAGTGCCTCTCAG agcagtgaaatgCCATTTGAGGAGCTGCTCGCACTGTATGGCTATGAGGCATCAGATCCCATCTCGGAGCAGGACAGTGAGAGCAATGACATCACTCCCAACCTCCCTGACATGACTCTGGATAAG GAACAAATAGCGAAGGATTTGCTTTcaggggaagaagaggaggagacaCAATCTTCAGCTGACGATCTGACTCCATCCGTCACGTCCCACGATGCATCGGACTTATtcccaaaccagcctggct CAAACAACTTCCTTGCTGATGAAGACAAAGAGCCATGTTCATCACCATGTGCTTCCTCCATGGCTGAGGACTCAGAGGTGGATTCCATCCCATCCAATGAGTGTAAGAAG GAGATCATGGTTGGACCTCAGTACCAGGCCACTGTTCCCATCCTCCGTTTAAACAGGCACAGGCAAAAAG CCTATGAGAATGAAGATCAGCTGCTTTGGGACCCAAACATCCTCCCTGAGAGGGAGGTGGAAGAGTTCCTGTACCGCGCCGTGAAGCGCCAGTGGGACGAGctgtccagcagcagcctgccagAGGGAGAGGTGGTCAAAGACAACGAGCAG GCCTTGTATGAGCTGGTGAAATGCAACTTCAATGCAGAAGAGGCACTGCGGAGGTTACGGTTCAACGTGAAGGTTATCAGAG ATGAGCTTTGTGCCTGGAGCGAGGAAGAATGTAGAAATTTTGAACACGGCTTTAGGGTCCATGGGAAAAACTTTCACCTTATCCAAGCCAACAAG GTCCGCACGCGGTCGGTGGGCGAGTGCGTGGAGTATTATTACATGTGGAAAAAATCAGAGCGTTATGACTACTTCACTCAGCAGACTCGTCTAGGAAGGAAGAAGTACGTCCTCCACCCTGGAGCCACGTGCGTGGAATATTCTCACACTAAAATTAGTAATATTAACCTCCCAGTGAAGATTCCTGCTGCAAAGCACCTCCGCTTAACAGACTGCGCTTTCTTCTCCAGAAG GGATTTCACTGACAATGACCTGGATGGGGTTGAAGTGGAAAACACGAGTCGTTCTCGGAGCTCCCCACcaattccctctgcagctggctgCCTGGATGCTCACTTTGGGCAAGATCAGATAGCAATTGAGAGCACAG AGCCCCTGAGTGTggagagcacagcctgcagccttGGCAGCATCAGCGAGTCAGGGCAGGGCTATGAGTGCAGCACCCCCTCGGAGACAAACTGCTCCTTTGACCCCTCGGAGGAGACGCCCTCGGGcgctgtccctgtgccctgcccacgCCACTCTGTCACCCCCTCTGAGCCCGAGCTCTTTGCTGTGCCACCCGCGGCACCAGGACTGGCAGAGAAGCAGGAAACGTTGCAGAACTCTGGTGAGACAATAACCATGGACTTCACTCTCCCTGCAGACATTAATGAGGGGTTGCCTTTAATTGCTGGCCCTGTGGATTTGGACAGAGACCCTGAGGCAGTGGTGGCCCCTGCTCAAGTGTCCTTATCGGTCACAGATTTCGGTCTCATCGGCATCGGAGATGTAAATACTTTCCTGACTGCTCATCAGGCTTGCCCAGCACCTGTGGCTCGGTCAGAGCCTCTGTCACAGTGA
- the MIER2 gene encoding mesoderm induction early response protein 2 isoform X6 gives MPFEELLALYGYEASDPISEQDSESNDITPNLPDMTLDKEQIAKDLLSGEEEEETQSSADDLTPSVTSHDASDLFPNQPGSNNFLADEDKEPCSSPCASSMAEDSEVDSIPSNECKKEIMVGPQYQATVPILRLNRHRQKVLFLLAYENEDQLLWDPNILPEREVEEFLYRAVKRQWDELSSSSLPEGEVVKDNEQALYELVKCNFNAEEALRRLRFNVKVIRDELCAWSEEECRNFEHGFRVHGKNFHLIQANKVRTRSVGECVEYYYMWKKSERYDYFTQQTRLGRKKYVLHPGATCVEYSHTKISNINLPVKIPAAKHLRLTDCAFFSRRDFTDNDLDGVEVENTSRSRSSPPIPSAAGCLDAHFGQDQIAIESTEPLSVESTACSLGSISESGQGYECSTPSETNCSFDPSEETPSGAVPVPCPRHSVTPSEPELFAVPPAAPGLAEKQETLQNSGETITMDFTLPADINEGLPLIAGPVDLDRDPEAVVAPAQVSLSVTDFGLIGIGDVNTFLTAHQACPAPVARSEPLSQ, from the exons atgCCATTTGAGGAGCTGCTCGCACTGTATGGCTATGAGGCATCAGATCCCATCTCGGAGCAGGACAGTGAGAGCAATGACATCACTCCCAACCTCCCTGACATGACTCTGGATAAG GAACAAATAGCGAAGGATTTGCTTTcaggggaagaagaggaggagacaCAATCTTCAGCTGACGATCTGACTCCATCCGTCACGTCCCACGATGCATCGGACTTATtcccaaaccagcctggct CAAACAACTTCCTTGCTGATGAAGACAAAGAGCCATGTTCATCACCATGTGCTTCCTCCATGGCTGAGGACTCAGAGGTGGATTCCATCCCATCCAATGAGTGTAAGAAG GAGATCATGGTTGGACCTCAGTACCAGGCCACTGTTCCCATCCTCCGTTTAAACAGGCACAGGCAAAAAG tgctttttctgtTAGCCTATGAGAATGAAGATCAGCTGCTTTGGGACCCAAACATCCTCCCTGAGAGGGAGGTGGAAGAGTTCCTGTACCGCGCCGTGAAGCGCCAGTGGGACGAGctgtccagcagcagcctgccagAGGGAGAGGTGGTCAAAGACAACGAGCAG GCCTTGTATGAGCTGGTGAAATGCAACTTCAATGCAGAAGAGGCACTGCGGAGGTTACGGTTCAACGTGAAGGTTATCAGAG ATGAGCTTTGTGCCTGGAGCGAGGAAGAATGTAGAAATTTTGAACACGGCTTTAGGGTCCATGGGAAAAACTTTCACCTTATCCAAGCCAACAAG GTCCGCACGCGGTCGGTGGGCGAGTGCGTGGAGTATTATTACATGTGGAAAAAATCAGAGCGTTATGACTACTTCACTCAGCAGACTCGTCTAGGAAGGAAGAAGTACGTCCTCCACCCTGGAGCCACGTGCGTGGAATATTCTCACACTAAAATTAGTAATATTAACCTCCCAGTGAAGATTCCTGCTGCAAAGCACCTCCGCTTAACAGACTGCGCTTTCTTCTCCAGAAG GGATTTCACTGACAATGACCTGGATGGGGTTGAAGTGGAAAACACGAGTCGTTCTCGGAGCTCCCCACcaattccctctgcagctggctgCCTGGATGCTCACTTTGGGCAAGATCAGATAGCAATTGAGAGCACAG AGCCCCTGAGTGTggagagcacagcctgcagccttGGCAGCATCAGCGAGTCAGGGCAGGGCTATGAGTGCAGCACCCCCTCGGAGACAAACTGCTCCTTTGACCCCTCGGAGGAGACGCCCTCGGGcgctgtccctgtgccctgcccacgCCACTCTGTCACCCCCTCTGAGCCCGAGCTCTTTGCTGTGCCACCCGCGGCACCAGGACTGGCAGAGAAGCAGGAAACGTTGCAGAACTCTGGTGAGACAATAACCATGGACTTCACTCTCCCTGCAGACATTAATGAGGGGTTGCCTTTAATTGCTGGCCCTGTGGATTTGGACAGAGACCCTGAGGCAGTGGTGGCCCCTGCTCAAGTGTCCTTATCGGTCACAGATTTCGGTCTCATCGGCATCGGAGATGTAAATACTTTCCTGACTGCTCATCAGGCTTGCCCAGCACCTGTGGCTCGGTCAGAGCCTCTGTCACAGTGA